A genomic window from Lotus japonicus ecotype B-129 chromosome 1, LjGifu_v1.2 includes:
- the LOC130747033 gene encoding uncharacterized protein LOC130747033, with amino-acid sequence MASPSEPNDCEVVNNCKRTENGLYKPIGDNIDISWQWNSLKNPHDRKRVTCDFCGVTTSGGITRAKRHQMKKKGDCNSCRKVPEEVILLLMEALAKKQGQQEHLTELNEDEEEEDQLQEIVSIKSGKRPISSSGASSTLPKKPNVKGPLDLLFMRDPETSLKLTKAKNQTSMIDACDKEARARTIQYIARFFIRNSIPFNVVRSKSFKLMLEAVGSYGPHLKAPSYHEMRVPLLKKELEYTKNLMKKNVEERGKYGCSIMSDAWTDRKQRTLINFLVNSPAGSMFVRSVDGSSYMKTGEKLFTLLDSLVEEIGEKNVVQVVTDNGSNYVLAGKILQAKRKHLFWTPCAAHCIDLIFEDIGKLKRVQKTIKRGISLVGFFYNHTLALNIMRKYTNKSELVRHGVTRFATTFLTLRRLYTQRNNLRKMFTSDDWTNTTLAKVTKGKGAANVVLMNTFWNDVAYCLRSMGPLVGVLRLVDNERKPAMGYIYEAMDRAKEAIKSGFKGNESKYKEIWAIIDNRWECQLHHPLHAAGHFLNPEYFYDNPDMDRNLEIMEGVYKCIDVLSENDEVNDKVTLELATYKVAGGFFGKKQAVRARKTMSPAEWWRSFGQSTPHLTALAIKVLSLTCSSSGCERNWSIFEHIHSKKRSRLEHQKLQDLVYVKYNQALRERFDCRDAIDPIVLDGIDDSNEWLLGEMGGDGEEHAENDLVFEDDDLTWGDVANAGGVDEPLTYTRRTSRRGIDAATTSSTTRPSTSTTRGRGRGQRRGKGVVIEEVDLESEEESEEEEEVGEEIYHTDTSESNNEEDPELEEDDD; translated from the exons ATGGCATCCCCCTCTGAACCAAACGACTGTGAGGTTGTAAATAATTGCAAGCGGACTGAAAATGGGCTTTACAAGCCTATAGGAGACAACATTGATATATCATGGCAGTGGAACAGCTTGAAGAATCCACATGATAGGAAGAGAGTAACATGTGATTTCTGTGGGGTGACAACTTCAGGAGGAATTACAAGGGCAAAacgtcatcaaatgaaaaaaaagggAGATTGTAATTCATGTAGGAAAGTTCCAGAAGAAGTGATACTATTGTTGATGGAAGCTCTTGCTAAGAAACAAGGGCAACAAGAACACTTGACTGAattgaatgaagatgaagaggaggaagatcaGTTGCAAGAAATTGTGTCAATTAAAAGTGGGAAAAGACCTATAAGTTCAAGTGGGGCTTCCTCTACTCTTCCTAAGAAGCCAAATGTTAAAGGCCCCTTGGATTTACTTTTTATGAGAGATCCGGAGACAAGCTTGAAGTTGACAAAAGCGAAGAATCAAACAAGCATGATTGATGCATGTGATAAAGAAGCTAGAGCAAGGACAATCCAATATATTGCTAGATTCTTTATTCGGAATAGCATTCCATTCAATGTTGTGCGATCAAAGAGCTTCAAGTTGATGCTTGAGGCCGTTGGAAGCTATGGCCCTCACTTGAAAGCTCCAAGCTACCATGAGATGAGAGTTCCCCTCCTAAAAAAGGAGTTGGAATACACCAAAAACTTGATGAAGAAAAATGTGGAAGAGAGAGGAAAGTATGGTTGCTCGATTATGTCCGATGCTTGGACGGATAGGAAGCAAAGGACTTTGATTAATTTTCTAGTGAATAGCCCAGCTGGATCTATGTTTGTCAGGAGTGTTGATGGATCTTCATACATGAAGACCGGAGAAAAGTTATTCACTCTTTTGGACAGCCTTGTTGAGGAGATTGGTGAGAAGAATGTTGTGCAAGTGGTGACCGACAACGGAAGCAATTATGTATTGGCCG GTAAAATTCTACAAGCTAAGAGGAAGCACTTATTTTGGACTCCATGTGCTGCCCATTGCATTGATTTGATCTTTGAAGACATTGGCAAGCTTAAAAGAGTTCAAAAGACCATCAAAAGGGGTATAAGTCTTGTTGGCTTTTTCTATAATCACACTTTGGCATTGAACATCATGAGAAAGTACACCAACAAATCAGAATTGGTTAGACATGGAGTTACAAGATTTGCCACCACATTTCTCACTTTGCGAAGGTTGTACACTCAAAGAAACAACCTTAGAAAGATGTtcacttccgatgattggacaAATACTACCTTGGCTAAAGTCACTAAGGGGAAAGGGGCAGCAAATGTGGTTCTCATGAACACATTTTGGAATGACGTTGCTTATTGTCTTAGGTCTATGGGGCCATTGGTGGGTGTCCTAAGGCTTGTTGATAATGAAAGGAAGCCGGCAATGGGTTACATATATGAAGCTATGGATAGGGCTAAGGAGGCTATTAAAAGTGGttttaaaggaaatgaaagcAAGTACAAGGAGATTTGGGCAATAATTGATAATAGGTGGGAATGTCAACTTCACCATCCATTGCATGCTGCGGGACATTTTCTGAATCCGGAATACTTTTATGATAATCCGGATATGGATCGTAATCTAGAAATCATGGAAGGTGTCTACAAATGTATTGATGTACTTAGTGAGAATGATGAAGTGAATGATAAAGTTACGCTTGAATTGGCTACGTATAAGGTGGCTGGAGGCTTCTTTGGAAAGAAACAAGCCGTAAGAGCAAGGAAAACAATGTCTCCGG CTGAGTGGTGGAGGTCCTTTGGACAAAGTACTCCTCATTTGACGGCACTTGCTATTAAAGTGCTAAGCTTGACGTGCAGTTCATCCGGTTGTGAGCGAAACTGGAGTATCTTTGAGCAT aTTCACTCAAAGAAGAGGAGTCGCCTTGAGCATCAAAAGTTGCAAGATTTAGTCTATGTGAAATACAACCAAGCTCTTAGAGAAAGATTTGATTGCCGTGATGCCATTGACCCCATTGTCCTAGATGGCATTGATGATAGTAATGAGTGGTTGTTGGGAGAAATGGGTGGAGATGGAGAAGAACATGCTGAAAATGATTTGGTTTTTGAAGATGATGACTTAACTTGGGGAGATGTTGCAAATGCAGGAGGTGTTGATGAGCCCTTGACATATACTAGAAGGACATCAAGAAGGGGAATTGATGCTGCCACTACATCTTCTACTACTAGGCCTTCAACTTCAACCACTAGAGGCCGAGGGAGAGGACAAAGAAGAGGCAAGGGAGTGGTGATAGAAGAAGTTGATTTGGAGAGTGAAGAGGAAagtgaagaggaagaggaggtgGGGGAAGAAATCTACCACACGGACACAAGTGAAAGTAACAATGAAGAGGATCCCGAGctagaagaagatgatgattga